The following coding sequences lie in one Danio rerio strain Tuebingen ecotype United States chromosome 3, GRCz12tu, whole genome shotgun sequence genomic window:
- the map3k14a gene encoding mitogen-activated protein kinase kinase kinase 14 produces the protein MQVQRIWNSTVPFSHMAHSDIKAVNRLGSGPDSSTESEGGELEKIVHNSALWKIINHGTAKYEWTHGTEKQSIIAQAECESQDSQEFCPNGSISSQLVLSSISRNRPRKKRKRPRRKQGKNVSQANVSVGVTRVPEQDSGEGSSINQVREPVFFSSNSSSTYSTERVSIQETEGPSDSHQWESQQTSFFSPSQSYAEESEELKSQLRSEIECSLAVTALRDYVTTEEPCFAYGFVKDVLRQKREKDEDEREDSDKNEGILFKEGLQPVNSEYREGREYEQCRFLKQGSFGEVYSIKDKGTGFICAAKKVPLENFSTEEVGTWSALQSPQVVELFGVVREGPSIVLFMDLKPSSLGQLVEERGRLPEDLSLHYLQQVLGALHYLHRKRVLHLDIKADNVLLSEDGKDAFLCDFGQSERLDKQGLSYCQGLKGTETHMAPEVVLNEYHSSKVDIWSSCCMFLHMLNGCHPWTRYYSRPLCLKIATEPPPLREIPHDCSSHTAEVIKAGLQKDPIKRASAKELSFKTAKALKKVGGLRSQVRGGAYQKPLGKPDSAHSATPTKSNNAMPSHNSELQWMSSEQKRNKADGKRNDKTKQKKQTKDTRNDDHSPPKALLHIQHTSPKPQVSKKTEREPTVPEQELRKLEKDFLLSSLSHLPSAELQEQLLSCISSDCLSTRECCDKKDSGRWSVSPGDYDSSGVFSDNSQYDGQTFSRDWLSPTHQPLSRCFEGVDVYIRDFNGRCIHIRETPRVKVGHIARGISDQISESVFSLQTEDGFLVPHDKEVLENSLLLLCVPAPDVSLCHQYSSDDSGWSWRIREGLLETRDN, from the exons ATGCAGGTGCAAAGAATTTGGAACTCCACCGTCCCATTCTCTCACATGGCCCATAGTGATATAAAAGCTGTCAACCGCCTTGGCTCAGGTCCAGACTCTAGCACAGAGAGCGAAGGAGGAGAGCTGGAAAAAATAGTTCATAACAGCGCTCTGTGGAAGATCATAAATCACGGAACTGCCAAATATGAGTGGACACACGGGACAGAGAAACAGTCCATTATTGCACAGGCGGAGT GTGAGTCTCAGGATTCACAGGAGTTCTGCCCCAATGGCAG CATCTCCTCCCAGTTGGTTCTCAGCTCCATCAGTCGTAACCGGCCCAGAAAGAAACGTAAGAGGCCGCGACGGAAACAGGGCAAGAACGTCAGCCAAGCAAATGTGTCTGTGGGAGTCACCAGAGTGCCAGAACAGGACAGCGGAGAAGGGTCGTCTATCAATCAG GTTAGAGAGCCAGTGTTCTTCAGCAGCAACAGTAGCAGCACATACAGCACAGAAAGAGTATCCATCCAGGAAACCGAGGGTCCATCAGACTCTCATCAGTGGGAGTCACAGCAgacctcctttttctcccctagCCAGAGTTATGCCGAAGAGAGCGAGGAGCTGAAGTCTCAGCTGAGAAGCGAAATCGAATGCTCTTTGGCAGTCACGGCCCTCAGAGACTATGTAACAACAGAAGAACCCTGCTTTGCATACGGCTTTGTAAAAGACGTGCTGAGACAAAAGAGGGAGAAGGACGAGGACGAAAGAGAGGACAGCGATAAGAACGAAGGCATCCTGTTCAAAGAG ggCCTTCAACCAGTGAATTCTGAGTACAGAGAGGGCCGGGAGTATGAGCAATGTAGATTTCTCAAGCAGGGCTCTTTTGGAGAGGTCTACAGCATCAAAGACAAAGGCACAGGCTTCATTTGTGCTGCCAAAAAG GTGCCGCTGGAAAATTTCAGCACTGAGGAGGTGGGCACGTGGAGCGCCCTGCAGTCTCCTCAGGTGGTGGAACTCTTTGGGGTGGTGCGTGAAGGTCCATCCATCGTCCTTTTCATGGACCTCAAACCCA GTTCTCTAGGACAGCTGGTGGAGGAACGAGGCCGTCTGCCAGAGGATCTGTCCCTGCATTACCTTCAGCAAGTACTAGGGGCACTACACTACCTGCATAGGAAACGTGTGCTTCATCTGGACATCAAAG cTGATAATGTTTTGCTGTCCGAGGATGGGAAAGATGCATTCCTGTGTGATTTCGGCCAGTCAGAGAGACTGGACAAACAAGGGCTTAGTTATTGTCAGG GATTGAAAGGCACAGAGACTCATATGGCACCTGAGGTGGTGCTCAATGAGTACCACTCTTCAAAAGTCGACATCTGGAGCAGCTGCTGTATGTTTCTGCACATGCTCAATGGCTGTCATCCGTGGACCCGCTATTATTCTAGGCCACTGTGCCTCAag ATAGCAACAGAGCCTCCGCCACTGAGAGAAATCCCACACGACTGCAGCTCCCATACAGCTGAGGTCATAAAAGCAGGACTACAGAAGGATCCAATCAAACGAGCCTCTGCCAAAGAGCTCTCCTTTAAAACTGCCAAAGCACTCAAAAAAG TCGGTGGACTACGCAGCCAAGTGAGGGGCGGAGCCTATCAGAAGCCACTGGGGAAACCAGACTCCGCCCATTCAGCTACGCCCACAAAATCCAATAATGCCATGCCCTCTCACAACTCTGAGCTGCAGTGGATGAGCTCAGAGCAGAAGAGGAACAAGGCTGACGGGAAACGCAATGACAAGAcgaaacagaagaaacaaacaaaggACACAAGAAACGACGACCACTCTCCACCCAAAGCACTGCTGCACATTCAACACACTTCACCTAAGCCACAAGTCAGCAAAAAGACTGAACGAGAACCAACAGTGCCGGAACAAGAGCTGAGGAAACTAGAAAAAG atttCCTCTTGAGCAGCCTCTCTCATCTTCCCTCTGCTGAGCTTCAAGAGCAGCTTCTCTCCTGTATCAGCAGTGACTGTCTCTCCACTAGAGAATGCTGTGACAAAAag GATTCAGGCCGTTGGTCAGTCAGTCCTGGTGATTATGACAGCTCAGGTGTGTTTTCCGACAATAGCCAGTATGACGGGCAGACCTTCAGCCGTGACTGGCTCTCTCCAACTCACCAGCCTCTGTCACGCTGCTTTGAGG GGGTGGATGTTTACATCCGAGACTTTAATGGTAGATGCATTCATATTCGAGAGACACCCAGAGTGAAAGTAGGACACATTGCACGAGGAATCAGCGATCAG ATCTCAGAGAGTGTTTTCAGTTTGCAAACGGAGGATGGTTTTCTGGTTCCACATGATAAA